The genomic interval CGCAGAATCTCCGAGCTCATCAAAGGCCTCCCTCACCATGAGAGGATTCTCAGCCGGTTCGAAAGGACCCACGTAGAGGATATATCCCTTCGGCTCCAGGCCGAATCTTCTCAATATCTCCCCGGGTGGATACTTCTTCAAATCGCTTCCATAGGCAATATAAATGGAATCCTTGTCATACTGCTTTTTATAATACTCCTGCATCCACTTGGCTGACGTTACTACCGCATCGGAGTTGTTGCCGGACATTTGCTCCGAAAATCGCAGATACCATGATGACGTCTTCTCAGATTTCTTCTGCTGACGGACAAAGCGGTCTATGTTTATTACGACCTTCTTCTTGAAAAGCCTCGGCAGAAAACAGAACGGAGAAGGGCCGAGAACAAGAACAACCTCGGCGTTCAGGAATGAGACATGAAGAAGGGAGATGAGTTCATAGAGAGGCCTCTCGATACCCTTCAGCCTGACCGTGGGTAAAATGACCAGTCTTACCCCCTTGTAGGTATCTTCATCGCCCTTCATATAGGGCCTGCAGCAGTAGACGGTCACCTCATGGCCCTTCTTCACAAGACGGGTAGAAACCTCTTCTGCCAGGGTCTCGAACCCTCCGTAATTGACCGGCATTCCCTTCGAGCCGAGGATCGCGATCTTCACTGAGAAAGGCCCTCACGCCCGAAAGTAATCCCCTGAATTACCTGAGGGGTTAACTTATCCCCGATTACCTCCGGAGGGAGTATCATCCGCATCCCTACCATGGACGTATTTTTTCAGAACGTAATAGTAAATGCAAGATACTTGAACGTTCCCCCAACAAGAGAGCGTGATCAGTTCAGCTTTTCTGAAACCTCGATCCGAATACCCGCAGCAAGAAACGAGGATTTGAGACAAAGTTGCGCCTCCAGAGGCGCCCTGGTTCGCGGAGCAGCCGCGGAAGCCATTCAAGGCCCATCCTCTGAAAAGCGGGGTGGGACCTTTTCACCTTCCCGGTATAAAAATCGAAGACCGCACCAATCGCACCGATGCACGATACGTCGAGGCGGTCCCTGTTTTCCAATATCCACTTCTCCTGTTTCGGTGCCGTCATGCCGACCCAGAGGATATCGGGCTTTACTCTGTTCACCGCCTCAATCATCAAAGAACTTTCCTTCTCGTCGAACTCCGGCTTAAACGGTGGAGAGTAGGTTCCCGCAATCCCGATATTCGGATATTCCCTTCGCATCTTCTCCGTAATCTTTTCAAGATTCTCATCCGTGGAGCCGAGGAAGAAGTAAGAGAACGACCTCTCCTCGTTTAACCTTTCGCTTAATCCCATAAAGATATCGCTGCCGGTTACCCTTTTCCTGATCGAACCACCGAGTATCTTCGAAGCGATCACTATACCGACTCCGTCGGGAACAATGAGATCGGCACTCCTGAGGGCCTCATCGAAGGCGTCGTCTCTCCGCGCGACTTCGAGCGAATGGGGATTGGCACAGACAAAATATTTCCGTCTCTTTCCTTCTTTCAGCCACCCGACTATCCCGGAGACACAATCTTCCCGAGATTTTGACGTCACAGGATAACCTAGGATAGATTCCGTCATGTCATTTCCCCATATTCCGGCCGTTGAGCACATTGCGATAGATGTCCATCAATATCTCAAAATTCCTCTCTGCCGTATATTTTGCCT from Thermodesulfovibrionales bacterium carries:
- a CDS encoding glycosyltransferase, translating into MKIAILGSKGMPVNYGGFETLAEEVSTRLVKKGHEVTVYCCRPYMKGDEDTYKGVRLVILPTVRLKGIERPLYELISLLHVSFLNAEVVLVLGPSPFCFLPRLFKKKVVINIDRFVRQQKKSEKTSSWYLRFSEQMSGNNSDAVVTSAKWMQEYYKKQYDKDSIYIAYGSDLKKYPPGEILRRFGLEPKGYILYVGPFEPAENPLMVREAFDELGDSA
- a CDS encoding WecB/TagA/CpsF family glycosyltransferase, whose protein sequence is MTSKSREDCVSGIVGWLKEGKRRKYFVCANPHSLEVARRDDAFDEALRSADLIVPDGVGIVIASKILGGSIRKRVTGSDIFMGLSERLNEERSFSYFFLGSTDENLEKITEKMRREYPNIGIAGTYSPPFKPEFDEKESSLMIEAVNRVKPDILWVGMTAPKQEKWILENRDRLDVSCIGAIGAVFDFYTGKVKRSHPAFQRMGLEWLPRLLREPGRLWRRNFVSNPRFLLRVFGSRFQKS